The following proteins are encoded in a genomic region of Bacillus sp. BGMRC 2118:
- a CDS encoding glycoside hydrolase family 32 protein yields MINRNHQELVKKATEYVEQPLKTVLDDTHRLAFHIMTPRGWMNDPNGLIQFKGEYHVFYQHYPYDSKWGPMHWGHVMSSDLVHWKHLPIALAPSEHYDSGGCFSGSAVDHNGTLTLIYTGHEDQNSPKEVQCIATSDDGIHFSKYGGNPVISFPPPEGSEDFRDPKVWKHEELWYMVVGTGKDEVGKALLYQSADLLKWEYRGVLAQSDGSLGYMWECPDLFKLQDKYILVLSPMKDGWKNRYLVGDLNYKTGKYVKEADDLLDYGFHFYAPQTFEDESGRRILIGWMDMWETAMPSQKKGWAGAMTLPRELTLSEKGTLRIQPVKELEKLRKNEYTINLMDSAMLSGINSQTFEMKLEVQIKDEEEGSFSLGLCVSDDRAEETVITYKRNEVTVNLQKAGQGLTGISRAPVTLINHKLHLHIFVDRSSIELFINDGEKVITNRIYPKNSSKGAYLKFNEQSISVDSLRVWELKNIWE; encoded by the coding sequence ATGATAAATCGTAATCACCAAGAACTAGTAAAAAAAGCAACAGAGTATGTAGAGCAACCACTAAAAACCGTTTTAGATGATACTCATCGATTGGCTTTTCATATTATGACGCCAAGAGGCTGGATGAATGATCCTAATGGACTTATTCAATTTAAAGGAGAGTACCATGTATTTTACCAGCACTACCCGTATGATTCTAAATGGGGTCCTATGCATTGGGGACATGTTATGAGCTCTGATTTAGTTCATTGGAAGCACCTTCCGATAGCCCTTGCCCCAAGTGAGCATTATGACTCCGGAGGTTGCTTTTCTGGAAGCGCAGTAGATCATAACGGTACACTGACGTTAATATATACAGGTCATGAAGATCAAAACTCTCCGAAAGAAGTACAATGTATCGCGACTAGCGATGATGGAATTCATTTCTCGAAATATGGGGGGAATCCAGTTATCTCGTTTCCTCCACCGGAAGGAAGTGAAGATTTTCGAGATCCAAAGGTTTGGAAGCACGAAGAATTATGGTATATGGTTGTGGGAACAGGAAAGGATGAAGTAGGGAAGGCGCTTCTGTATCAATCTGCGGATTTACTGAAATGGGAGTATCGCGGTGTTCTTGCACAAAGTGATGGATCATTAGGATATATGTGGGAATGTCCTGATCTTTTTAAACTTCAAGATAAATACATTCTTGTTTTATCTCCGATGAAGGATGGATGGAAAAATCGTTATTTAGTCGGCGATTTGAATTATAAAACTGGCAAGTATGTGAAAGAAGCTGATGATCTATTGGATTATGGATTTCATTTCTATGCTCCACAAACATTTGAAGATGAATCAGGGAGAAGAATATTAATTGGCTGGATGGATATGTGGGAAACGGCCATGCCATCGCAGAAAAAAGGCTGGGCAGGAGCAATGACTTTGCCAAGAGAACTCACGCTATCTGAAAAAGGGACACTACGAATTCAACCAGTGAAAGAACTAGAGAAGTTAAGAAAAAACGAATATACCATTAACTTAATGGACTCTGCTATGTTATCAGGGATAAATAGTCAAACGTTTGAAATGAAGCTTGAGGTTCAAATAAAGGATGAAGAAGAAGGAAGCTTTTCCCTTGGGCTATGTGTATCGGATGACAGAGCAGAGGAAACTGTTATTACTTACAAACGTAATGAAGTAACAGTTAACTTGCAAAAAGCAGGGCAAGGTTTAACAGGAATTTCACGTGCACCTGTTACGTTAATTAATCATAAACTTCATTTACATATCTTTGTTGATCGTTCTTCAATTGAATTATTTATTAATGACGGAGAAAAAGTGATAACAAATCGTATATATCCCAAAAACAGCAGCAAGGGAGCATACTTGAAATTTAACGAACAATCCATATCTGTAGATTCATTGCGAGTATGGGAATTAAAAAATATTTGGGAGTAG
- a CDS encoding SDR family oxidoreductase, translating into MNNQLFLNKVVVVTGGASGIGKGIVQSFAKEGAKVVIADINETAGLQTFKEVKERGYDCTFIKCDVKKVNEIKTLMEVSEKTYGSIHVLINNAGVSKWEDPFILNETDWDDVMDTNLKSAFFASREAARVMKKNQVNGSIINLASTRAFMSERHSEAYAATKGGIVALTHALAASFAEYKITVNSISPGWIETGEYELLRAIDHEQHFSKRVGIPKDVANACLYLANEQNNFVNGTNIVIDGGMTRKMIYEE; encoded by the coding sequence ATGAATAATCAATTATTTTTGAACAAAGTAGTAGTTGTTACTGGCGGGGCATCCGGAATTGGGAAAGGGATCGTTCAGTCATTTGCTAAAGAAGGCGCGAAAGTAGTCATAGCCGATATAAATGAGACAGCAGGTTTGCAAACTTTTAAAGAAGTGAAAGAAAGAGGATACGACTGTACTTTCATAAAATGTGATGTAAAAAAAGTTAATGAGATTAAAACATTAATGGAGGTAAGTGAAAAGACTTACGGCTCGATACATGTGTTAATTAACAATGCTGGTGTGTCAAAATGGGAAGACCCTTTCATCCTAAATGAGACCGATTGGGATGATGTTATGGACACAAATTTAAAAAGTGCCTTCTTTGCTTCCAGAGAAGCTGCAAGGGTGATGAAAAAGAACCAAGTAAATGGTTCAATCATTAACCTGGCATCTACACGAGCTTTTATGTCAGAAAGACATTCAGAAGCTTATGCAGCTACAAAAGGAGGCATTGTTGCACTTACTCACGCTTTAGCTGCTTCTTTCGCAGAATACAAAATAACCGTAAACTCAATTAGTCCAGGATGGATTGAAACAGGTGAATATGAATTACTTCGAGCAATAGACCATGAACAACATTTTTCTAAGCGTGTAGGAATTCCAAAAGATGTCGCAAATGCATGTTTATATTTGGCAAACGAGCAAAATAATTTTGTGAACGGGACGAACATTGTCATAGACGGAGGAATGACTCGGAAGATGATATATGAGGAGTAA
- a CDS encoding EAL domain-containing protein, producing the protein MRVSCSQCQPLQDFLQQGYVTVLSKYPEIINIIVNEAKLERLTQEQSTSFTVQFESTHQLQSTLEHIQHVLQEKLGGNPDLYASIQEKISETNPFYHLLSFSELRERVKNPSLVEVIKHSYFTNHIQPIISLNDQKVFAYEFLLRSSQEQYPFKPFELFSFAQKTGLQALLDANARKQAIQYSAENLSNGMLRFINFLPSSIYNPIHCLKSTFENIEKYRVNPADFVFEVVETEKIKDIKHLQTIFQAYKSEGMKVALDDVGAGYATVEVLQELLPDYAKIDRHMISYCDQSAEKQAELQRIVKVAKENNIKTLAEGIERKEELEFCHAIGMDLAQGYFIGKPGPNPL; encoded by the coding sequence ATGCGTGTGTCATGCTCACAATGTCAACCATTACAAGATTTTCTTCAACAAGGCTATGTAACAGTGTTATCAAAATATCCAGAAATCATAAATATAATTGTAAACGAAGCAAAGCTAGAAAGATTAACTCAGGAGCAGTCTACTTCCTTTACAGTTCAGTTTGAATCTACCCATCAGTTACAATCTACTCTTGAACACATTCAACATGTACTACAAGAGAAGTTAGGTGGAAACCCAGATTTATACGCATCAATACAAGAAAAAATAAGTGAAACAAATCCTTTTTATCACCTCCTATCTTTTAGTGAATTACGTGAGAGAGTTAAGAATCCTAGTTTAGTAGAAGTAATTAAACATTCTTACTTTACTAATCATATCCAGCCAATTATTTCTTTAAATGATCAAAAAGTGTTTGCCTATGAGTTTTTATTGCGTTCGTCACAAGAACAGTATCCATTTAAGCCATTCGAACTGTTTTCCTTCGCGCAAAAGACTGGTCTTCAAGCATTATTAGATGCGAATGCAAGAAAACAGGCCATTCAATATAGTGCTGAAAATCTATCAAACGGAATGTTGCGTTTCATTAATTTCTTACCTTCATCCATTTATAATCCGATTCACTGCTTGAAAAGTACATTTGAAAATATTGAAAAATATAGGGTGAATCCTGCTGATTTTGTATTTGAAGTAGTAGAGACAGAAAAGATTAAAGATATCAAACATTTACAAACTATTTTCCAAGCTTATAAAAGTGAAGGTATGAAAGTAGCACTAGATGATGTAGGAGCGGGATATGCAACTGTAGAAGTATTACAGGAATTACTGCCTGACTATGCGAAAATTGATCGCCATATGATATCCTACTGTGATCAGTCAGCAGAAAAACAAGCAGAACTACAACGCATTGTTAAAGTGGCAAAAGAAAATAATATTAAAACGTTAGCAGAAGGTATTGAACGCAAGGAAGAGTTAGAATTTTGTCATGCGATTGGAATGGATTTAGCTCAAGGATATTTTATTGGTAAACCAGGTCCCAATCCTTTATGA
- a CDS encoding GNAT family N-acetyltransferase: MSFYYKELFVFDKQLPKKAIIRNYTSNDFDALIQVQKESFPPPFPSELWWNNEQLHNHVSLFPEGALCVEIDGMICGSMTGLKVNYKRGDLHTWDEVTDSGYITNHQSDGNALYIVDICVMPQYRKYGLGKWLMQSMYETVVNLDLDLLLGGGRLPGYHKFAKDMNIETYVQNILTGEIYDPVITFLLKCGRTPVGIIPGYLEDAESHNYGLLMQWKNPFKESKS; the protein is encoded by the coding sequence ATGAGTTTTTACTACAAAGAGCTGTTTGTTTTTGATAAGCAATTACCCAAAAAAGCTATAATACGAAACTATACAAGCAATGATTTTGATGCACTGATACAAGTACAGAAGGAAAGCTTTCCACCACCGTTTCCTAGTGAACTTTGGTGGAATAACGAGCAACTACACAATCACGTTTCATTATTTCCTGAAGGTGCATTATGTGTGGAAATAGACGGTATGATATGTGGTTCAATGACAGGGTTAAAGGTTAACTATAAAAGAGGAGATTTACATACGTGGGACGAGGTAACCGATTCGGGTTACATTACAAATCATCAAAGTGATGGAAATGCTCTATACATTGTAGATATTTGTGTGATGCCACAATATCGAAAGTACGGATTAGGGAAATGGCTTATGCAGTCCATGTACGAAACAGTCGTTAATTTAGATCTTGATCTCCTTCTCGGCGGTGGCCGTTTACCAGGTTATCACAAATTTGCTAAAGATATGAATATTGAGACGTATGTACAAAACATTTTAACTGGAGAAATTTATGACCCTGTTATTACGTTTTTACTAAAGTGTGGGCGCACTCCCGTTGGAATTATCCCGGGTTATCTAGAAGATGCTGAATCACACAATTATGGACTCCTAATGCAGTGGAAAAATCCATTTAAAGAGAGCAAGTCTTAG